Proteins encoded by one window of Aliivibrio wodanis:
- a CDS encoding HTH-type transcriptional regulator, LysR-family, protein MNIKLLQTFLHLCESHSFTQTSKAMHLSPSALSRQIQKLEDDVGHPLFIRDNRSVELTTAAKQLIPIALNICAEWSGYKASSNTVNNTLKGQLNLFCSVTASYSHLPQLLNDFKVNYPHIDIKLSTGDPAQAINKIETSEVDIAISALPETLSNKLAFEIISEIPLSIIAPIGNNHFISEINKENTNWKSLPFILPESGTARNRANQWFKEQKIKPTIYAQVSGHEAIVSMVALGCGIGIAPDVVINNSPVKDKVQRLNISPIAPFKLGLCCKKSKLNDSVIQALWQVAENTFI, encoded by the coding sequence ATGAACATAAAACTTCTACAAACTTTCCTACATCTTTGTGAAAGTCATAGCTTTACTCAAACATCAAAAGCGATGCATTTAAGTCCCTCAGCTTTAAGCCGACAAATTCAAAAATTAGAAGATGACGTTGGACATCCACTTTTTATTAGAGATAATCGAAGTGTTGAACTAACAACGGCGGCTAAGCAACTTATACCTATAGCCTTGAATATATGTGCGGAATGGAGTGGTTACAAAGCAAGCTCTAATACTGTGAATAATACACTTAAGGGTCAGCTTAATTTATTTTGCTCAGTGACGGCAAGCTACAGTCATTTACCTCAATTACTAAACGACTTTAAAGTTAATTACCCCCATATAGACATTAAACTATCTACCGGTGATCCAGCTCAAGCGATCAATAAAATTGAAACATCAGAAGTCGATATTGCAATATCAGCTCTTCCAGAAACTCTATCAAATAAACTCGCCTTTGAAATTATTAGCGAAATCCCACTTTCGATCATTGCTCCAATTGGTAACAATCACTTCATCAGTGAAATTAATAAAGAAAATACAAATTGGAAGTCATTGCCTTTTATTTTGCCTGAATCAGGGACTGCGAGGAATAGAGCAAATCAATGGTTTAAGGAACAGAAAATCAAACCCACAATTTACGCTCAAGTATCAGGGCATGAAGCAATTGTGAGTATGGTGGCGTTAGGCTGCGGTATAGGTATTGCTCCAGACGTAGTAATCAATAACAGCCCAGTTAAAGACAAAGTTCAACGCCTAAATATATCGCCTATAGCGCCTTTTAAATTAGGATTATGTTGTAAAAAATCAAAACTAAACGACTCTGTCATTCAGGCTCTTTGGCAAGTAGCAGAAAATACATTTATTTAA